The following proteins are co-located in the Rippkaea orientalis PCC 8801 genome:
- the rpmE gene encoding 50S ribosomal protein L31, which yields MPKADIHPTWYPEAKIICNGEVVMTVGSTQPEIHVEVWSGNHPFYTGTQKMIDTEGRIDRFQKRYGNLGKGGSKPNKKGDQK from the coding sequence ATGCCTAAAGCTGACATTCATCCCACTTGGTATCCGGAAGCCAAAATCATCTGCAATGGCGAAGTTGTCATGACAGTGGGATCGACTCAACCCGAAATTCATGTGGAAGTTTGGTCAGGAAACCATCCTTTTTATACGGGAACCCAGAAAATGATTGATACGGAAGGACGGATCGATCGCTTCCAAAAACGTTATGGAAATTTGGGGAAAGGTGGTTCAAAACCCAATAAAAAAGGCGACCAAAAATAA
- the truA gene encoding tRNA pseudouridine(38-40) synthase TruA gives MKGTQTKEKQRVALVIQYLGSRFHGWQWQPNQRTVQAEIENAIAEVLGETVTLHGAGRTDAGVHAAAQVAHFDMVSPIPASRWVDILNARLPEDILIRGSAQVPLTWHARFSAQWRRYRYTFYTEQRPNLFVKPYSWHYYHFPLDESLMQQALNPLLGRHHLAAFHRAGSRRDHSWVEVQSTHCHRQGPFIHLEIQANGFLYGMVRLLVGLLVEVGSGKRSLENFTEIWRKQQREAVKYAAPAKGLCLLRVGYEEFPFPPSLWFDSQPLFLFNQVLDSSLSFPNQSLPYGMTS, from the coding sequence ATGAAAGGGACTCAAACCAAGGAAAAACAGCGCGTTGCTCTGGTCATTCAATACCTGGGCAGCCGTTTCCATGGTTGGCAATGGCAACCGAACCAGCGTACCGTACAAGCCGAAATCGAAAACGCGATCGCCGAAGTATTGGGAGAGACAGTGACCCTTCATGGTGCAGGACGAACGGATGCGGGAGTCCATGCGGCAGCGCAAGTCGCCCATTTTGATATGGTCAGTCCCATTCCGGCCTCACGCTGGGTAGACATTCTCAATGCTCGCTTACCTGAAGACATTTTGATTCGAGGGTCAGCACAGGTTCCATTGACTTGGCACGCCCGATTTTCAGCCCAATGGCGACGCTATCGCTATACCTTCTATACCGAGCAGCGACCTAACCTATTTGTTAAGCCCTATAGTTGGCATTATTACCATTTTCCCCTGGATGAATCCCTGATGCAGCAAGCCTTAAACCCCTTATTGGGAAGGCACCATTTAGCGGCGTTTCATCGTGCGGGGTCTCGACGAGATCATTCCTGGGTTGAGGTTCAAAGTACCCACTGTCACCGACAAGGCCCCTTTATTCATCTGGAAATTCAGGCCAATGGATTCTTGTATGGGATGGTTCGGTTGTTGGTGGGACTGTTAGTGGAAGTGGGCAGTGGCAAGCGATCGCTAGAAAACTTTACGGAGATTTGGCGTAAGCAACAACGGGAAGCCGTGAAATATGCGGCTCCGGCCAAGGGGTTATGCCTGTTGCGGGTTGGTTATGAAGAGTTTCCCTTTCCTCCTAGCCTTTGGTTTGATAGTCAACCTCTATTCCTGTTTAATCAAGTGCTTGATTCTTCGTTGTCCTTCCCCAATCAGAGTCTACCCTATGGAATGACTTCCTAA
- a CDS encoding DMT family protein → MSVLGRVIFLLTVSNAFMLTAWYLHLKYLNHRPWYIASIASWCIAFFEYTVHIPANRLGHTQLSLSKLQILQVGMSLVIFIPFTVFVMKEPIKLDYLWAACCLVGAAYFVFREIH, encoded by the coding sequence ATGTCGGTCTTAGGAAGGGTCATTTTTTTGCTTACGGTTTCCAATGCGTTTATGTTAACGGCATGGTACTTGCATTTAAAATATCTTAACCATCGTCCCTGGTATATTGCCTCGATCGCCAGTTGGTGCATTGCCTTTTTTGAGTATACCGTTCATATTCCGGCTAATCGCCTTGGCCATACCCAATTAAGTTTGTCAAAATTACAAATTTTACAAGTGGGAATGTCTTTAGTTATTTTCATTCCTTTTACCGTTTTTGTGATGAAAGAACCCATTAAACTAGACTATCTTTGGGCTGCTTGTTGTTTAGTTGGCGCAGCTTATTTTGTCTTTCGTGAGATTCATTAG
- the leuC gene encoding 3-isopropylmalate dehydratase large subunit, giving the protein MSKGTLFDKVWDAHTVQILPSGQTQLFIGLHLIHEVTSPQAFAMLRERGLKVLYPDRTVATVDHIVPTENQARPFADYLAEEMMQALEKNAQDNGIRFCHIGSGDQGIVHVIAPEQGLTQPGMTIACGDSHTSTHGAFGAIAFGIGTSQVRDVLASQTLALAKLKVRKIEVNGTLAPGVYAKDVILHIIRKLGVKGGVGYAYEYAGTTFEAMSMEERMTVCNMAIEGGARCGYINPDQVTFDYLKGRDFAPTGENWDKAVEWWQSIRSDADAEYDDVIVFDAKDIEPTVTWGITPGQGIGVSEVIPIPDSLPESDRAIAKEAYEYMQLSPGAPIKGTKVDVCFIGSCTNGRISDLREAAKFAQGHHVSPGVKAFVVPGSERVKVQAEAEGLDKIFVEAGFEWREAGCSMCLAMNPDKLQGDQISASSSNRNFKGRQGSSTGRTLLMSPAMVVAAAINGQVSDVRELVS; this is encoded by the coding sequence ATGAGTAAAGGAACGCTTTTCGATAAGGTTTGGGATGCCCACACAGTGCAAATTTTACCTTCAGGACAAACCCAACTCTTTATCGGACTCCATCTAATTCACGAAGTCACCAGTCCCCAAGCATTTGCCATGTTGCGGGAAAGAGGACTCAAAGTATTGTATCCCGATCGCACCGTCGCCACGGTCGATCACATCGTCCCCACAGAAAACCAGGCCAGACCCTTTGCGGACTATCTAGCCGAAGAAATGATGCAAGCGTTGGAGAAAAACGCCCAAGATAACGGGATTCGCTTCTGTCATATTGGATCAGGCGATCAAGGGATCGTCCATGTGATCGCCCCCGAACAAGGGTTAACCCAACCCGGAATGACCATCGCCTGTGGAGACTCCCATACCTCCACCCATGGGGCTTTTGGCGCGATCGCCTTTGGTATCGGAACCTCCCAAGTCAGGGATGTCTTAGCTTCCCAAACCCTGGCTTTAGCTAAGCTAAAAGTCCGTAAAATTGAAGTTAATGGAACCCTAGCCCCTGGAGTCTATGCTAAGGACGTGATTCTCCATATTATCCGTAAATTAGGCGTGAAAGGCGGTGTGGGATACGCCTACGAATACGCCGGAACCACCTTTGAGGCCATGTCCATGGAAGAGAGGATGACGGTGTGTAATATGGCCATTGAAGGGGGGGCTCGATGTGGCTATATTAACCCCGACCAAGTGACCTTTGACTACCTCAAGGGGCGAGATTTTGCCCCCACAGGAGAGAATTGGGATAAGGCAGTGGAATGGTGGCAAAGTATTCGGTCTGATGCCGATGCCGAGTACGATGATGTCATAGTATTCGACGCTAAAGACATCGAACCGACCGTAACATGGGGCATTACCCCCGGTCAAGGTATTGGAGTCAGTGAGGTCATTCCTATCCCTGACAGTTTACCCGAAAGCGATCGCGCCATTGCTAAAGAAGCCTATGAGTATATGCAGCTTTCCCCTGGAGCCCCCATTAAGGGGACTAAGGTAGATGTCTGTTTTATTGGCAGTTGTACTAATGGACGTATTAGTGACCTTCGCGAAGCGGCTAAATTTGCCCAAGGACACCACGTTTCCCCAGGGGTGAAAGCCTTTGTGGTTCCGGGGTCAGAACGGGTTAAGGTTCAAGCAGAAGCCGAAGGACTCGATAAAATCTTTGTTGAGGCTGGGTTTGAATGGCGCGAGGCCGGTTGTTCCATGTGTTTAGCCATGAACCCGGATAAGCTACAAGGGGATCAAATTAGTGCCTCGTCTTCTAACCGCAATTTTAAGGGTCGTCAGGGGTCTTCAACCGGTCGGACTTTGTTAATGAGTCCGGCGATGGTGGTAGCCGCCGCGATCAATGGCCAAGTCTCGGATGTACGCGAATTAGTCTCCTAA
- the rplM gene encoding 50S ribosomal protein L13 produces MNKTITPNPETLDQKWYVIDAADQRLGRLASEVAQILRGKNKPTFTPHMDTGDFVIIVNAEKVVVTGKKSSQKLYRRHSGRPGGMKVETFEKLQARLPERIVEHAVKGMLPKNSLGRKLFTKLKVYTGPTHPHQAQQPETLIVNTIPTGEN; encoded by the coding sequence ATGAACAAAACCATCACACCTAACCCAGAAACCCTTGACCAGAAATGGTACGTTATAGACGCAGCCGACCAGCGTTTAGGACGTTTAGCCTCAGAAGTTGCCCAAATTCTGCGGGGAAAAAATAAACCTACCTTTACCCCCCACATGGATACAGGCGATTTTGTGATTATTGTCAATGCGGAGAAAGTGGTTGTCACCGGGAAAAAGTCCAGCCAAAAGCTCTATCGTCGCCACTCTGGAAGACCAGGGGGGATGAAAGTTGAGACGTTTGAGAAATTACAGGCGCGTCTTCCTGAGAGAATTGTTGAACACGCGGTCAAGGGAATGTTGCCGAAAAATTCCTTGGGTCGCAAACTGTTTACTAAGTTAAAAGTTTATACGGGGCCAACCCATCCCCACCAAGCTCAACAACCAGAAACCCTTATTGTTAACACGATTCCTACTGGAGAAAATTAA
- a CDS encoding transglycosylase domain-containing protein produces the protein MSSSTIRQQPKPQKSPNPKPSFGQGVIKVAGGTALGLAMLGSSIIAGGLVGLAISFRNLPDVRILNNYAPTETSYIYDVKGRLLSRLHEEANREVVSMEDISPDLKRAVLAIEDSHFYYHHGINPTSIGRAIWVNYRSGGVVEGASTITMQLVKNIFLSKERTFNRKLSEAVLAIRVEQVFDKDKILEMYLNNIYWGHNNYGVQTAAESYFNKPASKLTLAESALMAGLIQAPETYSPFTNYTKSKQRQAVVLDRMAEIGWITPQEAEVAKNAPLKVGKPTAWQGSKLPYVTDTVMEELEAKFGKEATRKGGMRVQTTVDYFAQTKAQEVVEQGYRNLRGRGIYARNLQIALVAVDPRTHFIKAIVGGVDYEKSQLNRATQSRRQPGSSFKSFVYYTAFATGRYTPESVVNDSPVSFRDGSGLYTPKNYGGGYSGPMSIRTALIQSRNVPAVVIGRKVGVDKVIEVCRRLGIDSPLQPVTSLPLGAGDITPLEMAAAYATFASNGWHSEPTIILRVTDSRGNVLLDNTPKPQLVLDPWSAASTTSVLQGVITSGTGRAANIGRPAAGKTGTTDSERDVWFVGYVPQLATAVWIGDDANRVLGRGVTGGGNAAPIWRNFMQQALKSEPVKHFPAASKYPRPKAK, from the coding sequence GTGTCGTCTAGCACTATCCGACAACAACCCAAACCTCAAAAATCCCCGAACCCTAAACCGTCCTTCGGTCAGGGTGTCATCAAAGTAGCTGGAGGGACTGCCCTCGGCCTAGCCATGTTAGGCAGTTCCATTATTGCCGGAGGACTGGTAGGACTAGCCATTAGCTTTCGCAACCTCCCTGATGTCCGCATTCTTAATAACTATGCTCCCACAGAAACCAGCTATATTTACGATGTCAAGGGAAGACTGCTTTCAAGACTTCACGAAGAAGCCAACCGAGAAGTGGTTAGCATGGAGGATATTTCCCCTGACCTCAAACGCGCGGTCTTAGCGATCGAAGATAGCCATTTTTACTACCACCATGGAATTAATCCTACCAGTATTGGACGCGCTATCTGGGTTAACTACAGAAGTGGAGGTGTGGTGGAAGGGGCCTCGACTATCACCATGCAGTTAGTCAAAAATATTTTTCTTTCCAAAGAACGAACTTTTAACCGTAAACTCTCAGAAGCCGTTCTAGCCATTCGTGTCGAACAGGTGTTTGATAAAGATAAAATCTTGGAAATGTACCTCAATAACATCTATTGGGGACACAATAACTACGGTGTTCAAACTGCTGCTGAAAGCTATTTTAATAAACCCGCTTCTAAATTAACTTTAGCCGAATCTGCCTTAATGGCTGGACTGATTCAAGCCCCCGAAACCTATAGCCCTTTTACTAACTATACTAAATCTAAACAAAGACAAGCCGTTGTTTTAGACCGCATGGCCGAAATTGGCTGGATAACACCCCAAGAAGCCGAAGTCGCAAAAAATGCCCCTCTAAAAGTAGGTAAACCCACCGCTTGGCAAGGAAGCAAACTCCCCTATGTGACGGATACTGTCATGGAAGAGTTAGAAGCCAAGTTCGGCAAAGAAGCCACCCGCAAAGGGGGAATGCGAGTTCAAACCACTGTCGATTATTTTGCTCAAACCAAAGCCCAAGAAGTCGTAGAACAGGGCTACCGTAACCTACGGGGACGGGGTATCTATGCTAGAAATCTGCAAATCGCTTTGGTAGCTGTTGATCCTCGTACCCATTTTATCAAAGCGATCGTCGGGGGGGTCGATTACGAGAAAAGTCAATTAAACCGCGCGACTCAATCCCGCCGTCAACCCGGGTCATCCTTTAAGTCTTTTGTTTACTATACCGCCTTTGCCACAGGAAGATATACCCCTGAATCCGTGGTTAACGATAGTCCTGTTAGCTTCCGAGATGGTAGCGGTTTATATACCCCGAAAAACTACGGCGGAGGGTATAGCGGACCGATGTCAATTCGGACAGCTTTAATTCAATCTCGCAACGTTCCGGCGGTGGTTATCGGTAGAAAGGTTGGTGTAGATAAAGTCATTGAAGTTTGTCGTCGTTTGGGGATTGACAGTCCTCTACAACCAGTCACCTCCCTACCCTTGGGGGCGGGTGATATTACGCCTTTAGAAATGGCGGCCGCCTATGCTACCTTTGCTAGTAATGGTTGGCATTCTGAACCCACGATTATCCTACGGGTGACGGACAGCCGAGGCAATGTTTTATTAGATAATACCCCTAAACCCCAATTAGTCCTTGATCCGTGGTCGGCTGCTAGTACAACCTCAGTATTACAAGGGGTGATTACCAGTGGAACTGGAAGGGCTGCCAATATTGGTCGTCCGGCTGCGGGTAAAACGGGAACGACTGACTCAGAACGGGATGTTTGGTTTGTCGGCTATGTCCCTCAATTAGCCACGGCGGTTTGGATTGGGGATGATGCTAACCGAGTCCTGGGACGAGGAGTAACGGGAGGGGGTAATGCTGCTCCCATTTGGCGCAATTTTATGCAGCAAGCCCTAAAAAGTGAACCCGTTAAACACTTCCCCGCCGCTTCTAAATACCCCCGTCCTAAGGCAAAATAA
- a CDS encoding type I restriction enzyme HsdR N-terminal domain-containing protein, with amino-acid sequence MVQIIPASVLSIQELEAKFSVTENTDPQFFAEWQGNLSELDTWEKQALDRLKIGYLDVLKKPPVLQNAVRMVILYPLLFIAGFYLSPLQVKAKYPITIISEEGEGLRIEGRMDILVLKDQFWFLVIESKRPSISLEEGIAQILAYMLGTPHEDRPIFGLLTNGAYFRFVKLVKQPIIQYGLSDTFVIYNQGNPLYLVLQILKQLASF; translated from the coding sequence ATGGTACAAATTATCCCTGCTTCGGTTCTTAGCATACAGGAATTAGAAGCGAAATTTTCTGTAACTGAAAATACCGATCCTCAGTTTTTTGCAGAATGGCAAGGGAATTTATCTGAGTTAGATACTTGGGAAAAACAAGCCTTAGATCGTTTGAAAATAGGTTATTTGGATGTTCTTAAAAAGCCTCCTGTTTTGCAAAATGCAGTCAGAATGGTGATTTTATATCCTTTATTATTTATTGCAGGATTTTATTTATCTCCCTTGCAAGTTAAGGCTAAATATCCTATTACTATTATATCCGAAGAAGGGGAAGGGTTAAGAATTGAAGGTCGGATGGATATTTTAGTGTTAAAAGATCAATTTTGGTTTTTAGTGATTGAGTCTAAACGTCCTTCTATTTCCCTCGAAGAAGGAATAGCCCAAATTTTAGCTTATATGTTAGGAACTCCCCATGAAGATCGACCCATTTTTGGGTTATTAACCAATGGTGCTTATTTTCGCTTTGTTAAATTAGTGAAACAGCCTATAATTCAATATGGTTTATCTGATACATTTGTTATCTATAATCAAGGCAATCCTTTATATTTAGTCTTACAAATACTGAAACAGTTAGCGAGTTTTTAA
- the rpsI gene encoding 30S ribosomal protein S9, producing MESTKDKVVYWGTGRRKSAIARVRLVPGSGAITVNNKPGNDYFNRIASYIQSIKAPLETLGLENDYDILVNAHGGGLTGQADAVKLGVARALCELAPENRQPLKVEGYLTRDPRAKERKKYGLHKARKAPQYSKR from the coding sequence ATGGAAAGCACTAAAGATAAAGTCGTTTATTGGGGAACTGGCCGACGTAAATCGGCGATCGCCAGAGTTAGATTAGTCCCCGGCAGTGGCGCAATTACGGTTAATAATAAGCCAGGCAATGATTATTTTAACCGCATTGCTTCCTATATTCAATCGATTAAGGCTCCTTTGGAAACCTTGGGACTAGAAAACGATTATGATATCCTAGTGAACGCCCATGGAGGTGGACTGACAGGACAAGCGGATGCGGTTAAATTAGGGGTAGCTAGAGCCCTGTGTGAGTTAGCCCCAGAAAACCGTCAACCGTTAAAAGTTGAAGGCTATTTAACTCGTGATCCTCGCGCCAAAGAACGGAAGAAATACGGGTTACATAAAGCGCGTAAAGCCCCTCAATACTCAAAACGCTAA
- a CDS encoding type II toxin-antitoxin system HigB family toxin, with protein sequence MHLISAGKLKQIASKYPDVTQIIQAFCKTIKQANWKNLIELQQFYKDAEAVGNFTVLNIKGNKYRLILDIDYEEQVAYFKYFLTHAEYDKEQWKNDPYFK encoded by the coding sequence ATGCACTTAATTTCAGCAGGTAAACTTAAACAGATAGCCTCTAAATATCCTGATGTAACCCAAATAATTCAAGCTTTTTGCAAAACCATAAAACAAGCTAACTGGAAAAATCTGATTGAATTACAACAGTTTTATAAAGATGCAGAAGCAGTAGGAAATTTTACAGTATTGAATATTAAAGGTAATAAATATCGTCTAATTCTAGATATTGACTATGAGGAACAAGTAGCGTACTTTAAATATTTTTTAACCCATGCTGAATATGATAAGGAACAATGGAAAAATGACCCTTACTTTAAATAA
- a CDS encoding helix-turn-helix domain-containing protein, with product MTLTLNKKNYLKLLEKTQIIPKIIDTQEEYEQYLAVAENLIAKKDNRTPEETALFRLLVRLIEDYEENIYSLEDFTNLSAHEILQHLLEYSNTTPEDLSNIINCSQELILALINGEQTINQQQAKLLGMYFKVDPSLFIEIIGSKT from the coding sequence ATGACCCTTACTTTAAATAAAAAAAATTACCTAAAACTGCTAGAAAAAACTCAAATTATCCCCAAAATAATTGACACGCAAGAAGAATATGAACAATATTTAGCAGTAGCAGAAAACCTGATTGCCAAAAAAGATAACCGTACTCCAGAAGAAACAGCTTTATTTCGCTTATTGGTTAGATTAATAGAAGATTATGAAGAAAACATCTATTCTTTAGAAGATTTTACCAATCTTTCAGCGCATGAAATTTTACAACACCTTTTAGAATATAGTAATACTACCCCAGAAGATCTAAGCAACATTATAAACTGTTCTCAAGAGTTAATTTTAGCGTTGATTAATGGAGAACAAACAATTAATCAACAACAAGCTAAACTGCTAGGAATGTATTTTAAAGTTGACCCTAGTTTATTTATCGAGATAATAGGGTCAAAAACCTAG
- a CDS encoding DUF29 domain-containing protein, with protein MLIQSDYALWLDQTIELLKEKKFDKIDWENLIEELESLSRSERRELRNRLTTLLEHCLKLCYSNYVQDYRGWTETIRRSQRELTELLQESPSLKSYWNEIFFNCYDQALKSLRENSDYQCFPFPDSCPFPAQISQILQKTDWR; from the coding sequence ATGCTAATTCAATCTGATTATGCTTTGTGGCTTGACCAAACTATTGAGCTATTAAAAGAAAAAAAATTTGATAAAATTGATTGGGAAAACTTAATTGAGGAACTTGAAAGTTTGAGCAGAAGCGAAAGACGTGAACTTCGCAATCGGTTAACTACTCTCTTAGAACACTGTCTTAAACTTTGCTATTCTAATTATGTTCAAGACTATCGAGGTTGGACAGAAACTATTAGGCGCAGTCAAAGAGAACTTACAGAACTTTTGCAGGAGTCTCCTAGCTTAAAATCCTATTGGAATGAGATTTTTTTTAATTGTTATGATCAGGCACTAAAAAGCTTACGAGAGAACTCAGATTATCAATGCTTTCCTTTTCCTGATTCTTGTCCTTTTCCTGCACAAATTAGTCAGATTTTGCAAAAAACAGACTGGCGTTAA
- a CDS encoding bestrophin family protein, with amino-acid sequence MKNQINYQDKSEGRNWFRLVYQWRGSVMKAILPRVLVCAIFSLGVTVFYQCGVNLALPLESGIVPSIVLGLLLVFRTNTAYERFWEGRKLWGTLINTVRNLARTIWVTVEENEAQDRQEKIVTLRLLVAFSVATKLHLRGYTNYDELIDLMPNLWHEKLKSMNNPPLEIAFWIGDYLQEQYEKGCINPYQLTAMFKLLDIMVDVLGGCERILKTPIPLAYSIHLKQLVFIYCFTLPFQVVDELRWLTSPLVSLISFTVFGIEEIGEEIEDPFGYDANDLPLDKICQTMKINIEDLISLDPCVRYWKTSVDELMN; translated from the coding sequence ATGAAAAACCAAATTAATTATCAAGATAAGTCGGAAGGTCGAAATTGGTTCCGCCTTGTGTATCAATGGCGGGGCTCGGTGATGAAGGCTATTTTGCCACGGGTTTTAGTCTGTGCCATATTTAGTTTAGGAGTCACTGTTTTTTATCAATGCGGAGTTAATTTAGCTTTACCCTTGGAGAGTGGGATAGTCCCTAGTATTGTTTTGGGTTTATTGTTAGTTTTTCGCACGAATACGGCCTATGAACGATTCTGGGAAGGGCGCAAACTTTGGGGAACATTAATTAATACAGTTCGTAATTTAGCTCGCACTATTTGGGTAACCGTTGAAGAAAATGAAGCCCAAGATCGTCAAGAAAAAATTGTTACTTTGCGCCTTTTAGTTGCTTTTTCTGTCGCCACAAAACTCCATTTAAGGGGATACACAAACTACGATGAATTAATTGACTTAATGCCTAATTTATGGCATGAAAAATTAAAATCCATGAACAATCCACCTTTAGAGATTGCTTTTTGGATTGGCGATTATCTTCAGGAACAATACGAAAAAGGCTGTATTAATCCCTATCAACTAACAGCCATGTTTAAATTACTCGATATTATGGTTGATGTTTTGGGAGGATGTGAGCGTATTCTGAAAACACCAATTCCCCTCGCTTATTCGATTCATTTAAAACAATTAGTGTTTATTTATTGTTTTACCCTTCCTTTTCAGGTGGTTGATGAGTTACGATGGCTAACATCTCCTTTGGTTTCCTTGATTAGCTTTACCGTTTTTGGGATTGAGGAAATTGGGGAAGAAATTGAAGATCCTTTTGGCTATGATGCCAATGATTTACCCTTAGATAAAATCTGTCAAACTATGAAAATCAATATTGAAGATTTGATTAGTTTGGATCCTTGTGTTAGATATTGGAAAACTTCTGTTGATGAATTAATGAATTAG
- the rplQ gene encoding 50S ribosomal protein L17 codes for MRHQCRVPLLGKPADQRKALLRSLTTELIRHGQIMTTKTRAKAVRSEVERMITLAKDGSLAARRRALGYMYDKQLVHSLFADVQSRYGNRNGGYTRITRTLRRRGDNAEMAIIELV; via the coding sequence ATGCGTCATCAATGTCGCGTCCCCTTATTAGGGAAACCAGCAGATCAGCGAAAAGCTCTACTGCGATCGCTGACAACGGAACTAATCCGTCACGGTCAAATTATGACCACCAAAACCCGTGCCAAAGCGGTACGCTCAGAAGTCGAAAGAATGATTACCCTGGCTAAAGATGGCTCTTTAGCAGCTAGGCGTAGAGCCTTAGGGTATATGTACGACAAGCAATTAGTCCATTCCCTATTTGCCGATGTTCAATCGCGTTATGGCAACCGCAATGGAGGCTATACTCGCATTACTCGGACCTTGCGCCGTCGCGGAGATAATGCGGAAATGGCCATTATTGAATTAGTGTAA